The Catenuloplanes niger genome includes a window with the following:
- a CDS encoding SDR family NAD(P)-dependent oxidoreductase, translating into MPMLVDVSLLPTATTRGKIIVPANRIALVTGANQGMGRQVAEKLAADGVAVYVGSRDLARGKEVAAQIGAGASALQLDVTDTASVAAAADQIRTDAGRLDLLVNNAAISTTRTGPFAMVDRRALARVSTAPLDEMRSVWEVNVFGVLTVYQAMLPLLRESPHARIVNVTSALGSLTLAADPHSGLRSTFEPIYSASKTALNAVTLAMMIELEETDIKVNLVSPGFARTALVNFEGTESVEDAAREIVRVASLGPDGPTGTFTTWDGVPLPW; encoded by the coding sequence ATGCCCATGCTCGTAGACGTAAGCCTCCTTCCGACCGCCACAACGAGAGGCAAGATCATCGTGCCCGCGAATCGCATCGCTCTGGTCACCGGAGCCAATCAAGGTATGGGCCGGCAGGTCGCCGAGAAGCTGGCCGCCGACGGCGTCGCCGTCTACGTCGGCTCTCGCGATCTGGCCCGGGGCAAGGAGGTGGCTGCCCAGATCGGCGCAGGCGCCAGCGCGCTGCAGCTGGACGTGACCGACACCGCATCGGTCGCCGCGGCCGCGGATCAAATCCGGACGGACGCCGGCCGACTCGACCTTCTCGTCAACAACGCCGCCATTTCGACCACGCGAACCGGGCCGTTCGCCATGGTCGACCGCCGCGCCCTGGCGAGGGTGAGCACGGCGCCGCTCGACGAGATGCGGAGCGTCTGGGAGGTGAACGTCTTCGGCGTCCTGACGGTGTACCAGGCCATGCTGCCCCTGCTGCGTGAGTCCCCGCACGCCCGCATCGTGAACGTGACAAGCGCGCTGGGCTCGCTGACGCTGGCCGCCGACCCGCACAGCGGGCTCCGCTCGACCTTCGAACCGATCTACTCCGCCTCGAAGACCGCGCTCAACGCCGTGACGCTGGCGATGATGATCGAACTAGAGGAGACCGACATCAAGGTCAACCTCGTCTCGCCGGGCTTCGCGCGCACTGCCCTGGTGAACTTCGAGGGGACGGAGTCCGTCGAGGACGCCGCCCGCGAGATCGTTCGGGTGGCCTCGCTCGGCCCGGACGGCCCGACCGGCACGTTCACCACCTGGGACGGCGTGCCGCTGCCC